In one Nicotiana tomentosiformis chromosome 6, ASM39032v3, whole genome shotgun sequence genomic region, the following are encoded:
- the LOC104091472 gene encoding monogalactosyldiacylglycerol synthase 2, chloroplastic-like — protein MEVISARNPISNVLERVGVYGFVGSSTKRCNNEFQDEEYDTMEMVQIGAERTKNVLILMSDTGGGHRASAEAIRDAFHLEFGDEYNIFVKDVWKEYTGWPLNSMEQQYKFMVKHVQLWRVAFHSTSPRWIHSSYLAAIAAFYAKEVEAGLMEYKPDIIISVHPLMQHIPLWVLKWQGLQKKVIFVTVITDLSTCHRTWFHPGVNRLYCPAEEVAKRALLDGLEESQIRVFGLPIRPSFCRAVLSKDDLRVELEMDPTLPAVLLMGGGEGMGPVKKTAKALGEALFDKEMEKPIGQMIVICGRNEELASTLQSLEWNIPVKIKGFQKQMEKWMGACDCIITKAGPGTIAEALIRGLPIILNDYIPGQEKGNVPYVVDNGAGVFTRSPRETARIVAEWFSTKSDELKTMSEKALKLAQPDAVFDIVKDIHELACQRGPLANIPYAFTSSFSSLI, from the exons ATGGAGGTGATTTCTGCTAGGAATCCAATAAGCAATGTGTTGGAAAGAGTTGGGGTTTATGGGTTTGTAGGGAGCAGCACAAAGAGGTGCAATAATGAATTTCAAGATGAAGAATATGATACAATGGAAATGGTGCAAATTGGTGCTGAAAGGACCAAAAATGTGCTTATTTTGATGAGTGACACAGGAGGTGGCCATAGAGCTTCAGCTGAGGCGATTCGCGATGCTTTCCATTTGGAATTTGGGGATGAGTATAAT ATATTTGTGAAGGATGTTTGGAAGGAATACACTGGTTGGCCATTGAATAGCATGGAGCAACAATATAAGTTCATGGTTAAACATGTGCAGCTTTGGAGGGTTGCATTTCACAGCACGTCCCCTCGCTGGATACACTCTTCTTATCTTGCTGCCATTGCTGCCTTCTATGCCAA GGAGGTAGAAGCTGGTTTGATGGAGTATAAGCCAGACATAATCATTAGTGTTCATCCTCTTATGCAACATATTCCTTTGTGGGTTCTAAAATGGCAAGGCCTACAAAAGAAAGTAATCTTTGTCACAGTTATTACAGATCTCAGTACTTGCCACCGTACATG GTTTCACCCTGGAGTCAATCGATTGTATTGCCCCGCTGAGGAGGTAGCAAAGAGGGCTTTGCTAGATGGATTGGAAGAATCTCAAATACGCGTTTTTGGGTTGCCTATTCGTCCCTCTTTTTGTAGGGCAGTTCTTTCCAAG GATGACCTCAGAGTAGAGCTTGAGATGGATCCTACGTTGCCCGCAGTGTTGCTGATGGGTGGAGGTGAAGGGATGGGACCCGTGAAAAAAACTGCAAAGGCTCTCGGAGAAGCTCTTTTTGATAAAGAAATGGAAAAACCTATTGGTCAAATGATTGTCATATGTGGACGTAATGAAGAGCTAGCATCCACATTACAATCACTCGAATGGAACATCCCGGTCAAG ATTAAAGGATTTCAGAAGCAGATGGAGAAATGGATGGGTGCATGCGACTGTATTATCACAAAG GCTGGACCTGGTACAATTGCAGAAGCATTAATCAGAGGGCTTCCAATTATTCTCAATGACTACATTCCTGGACAA GAAAAGGGAAACGTTCCATACGTTGTGGACAATGGAGCCGGTGTTTTCACACGAAGTCCTAGGGAAACAGCCCGAATTGTTGCAGAGTGGTTTAGCACTAAGAGTGATGAACTCAAAACAATGTCAGAAAAAGCACTAAAACTCGCACAACCTGATGCAGTTTTTGACATTGTGAAGGACATTCACGAGCTCGCATGCCAGAGGGGTCCTCTTGCGAACATTCCTTACGCGTTCACATcttcattttcaagcttaatttaa
- the LOC104091473 gene encoding uncharacterized protein, whose translation MNLENHQTVEKRLVFVTVGTTCFDALVRAVDTAEVKNELFKKGYTDILIQMGRGSYIPTKSTADNGSPALDYFTFSSSIADYLKSASLVISHAGSGSIFETLRLGKPLIVVVNEDLMDNHQSELAEELAERKHLYCARPQTLYKTISDMDLGSLVPYQPGDAKPVAKLINRYLGFPDD comes from the exons ATGAATCTTGAAAATCACCAAACGGTGGAGAAGAGATTAGTTTTTGTGACGGTAGGAACAACTTGTTTTGATGCATTAGTAAGAGCAGTGGATACCGCAGAAGTTAAGAATGAATTATTCAAGAAAGGTTACactgatattttgattcaaatgggGCGTGGATCGTACATTCCCACAAAG TCGACTGCTGATAATGGTTCCCCAGCTCTGGACTACTTCACATTTTCATCAAGCATAGCTGACTACTTGAAGTCAGCATCACTTGTTATCAGCCATGCAG GTTCAGGGAGCATATTTGAGACATTACGGCTGGGCAAACCGTTAATAGTTGTAGTCAATGAGGATCTAATGGACAACCATCaaagcgagctcgcagaagaACTGGCTGAGAGAAAGCATTTGTATTGTGCTCGTCCACAAACGTTATACAAGACTATCTCGGATATGGATCTCGGGTCTCTTGTTCCATATCAACCAGGTGATGCAAAACCAGTTGCTAAACTTATTAATAGATATCTTGGTTTCCCAGATGATTAA